In a genomic window of Vibrio marisflavi CECT 7928:
- a CDS encoding type III secretion system chaperone, with protein MNIEKLSEASAEKFSQVFIEACELKNWKVDHCEVSGYSMLVSIDGFPLIFSLKVKQNIFLLSSYICQIKDSYKSVVYEELLKANHLFSETSGMTLSYVADEQNEQGYAALNYYTSYQVIEPHVLIDVVESLMASSKVWSKKISELQGETKTSSNKQKFTMPNLA; from the coding sequence ATGAATATAGAAAAGCTTAGTGAAGCTTCGGCTGAAAAGTTTTCTCAGGTTTTTATTGAAGCGTGTGAGTTGAAAAACTGGAAAGTTGACCATTGTGAAGTGTCTGGCTATTCAATGCTAGTGAGTATAGATGGCTTTCCTCTGATATTTTCTTTAAAGGTTAAGCAAAATATATTTTTGCTTTCAAGCTATATATGTCAGATAAAAGATTCTTATAAATCGGTGGTTTATGAAGAGCTTTTGAAAGCAAATCATCTTTTTTCCGAAACATCTGGGATGACTTTATCGTATGTTGCTGATGAGCAAAATGAGCAAGGTTATGCTGCATTAAATTACTACACTAGCTATCAAGTGATTGAGCCTCATGTGCTTATTGATGTTGTCGAATCTTTGATGGCATCGTCGAAAGTATGGAGCAAAAAAATCTCTGAGCTACAAGGTGAGACTAAAACTTCAAGCAATAAGCAAAAATTCACAATGCCCAACTTAGCCTAG
- a CDS encoding RluA family pseudouridine synthase has product MPSFEPCFTPFKASIDAYTVPARFTFPFCYQPDPLSALAAQELQDFLVSKPDWQHDFGSENDKADGGKMFGVLVVKNNQGELGYLSAFSGKIGDKNLIEGFVPPVFDMLKSDGFFLNEGIEINELNAEIKELEANPEFNTLALQLDSIAKAADLAIESHRNMMIESRALRKAQRAEGKASLQPEQLEQLILDLGKQSVSEKNQLKTLKQQKELEISKVQAKLDELSTQLHQLKEKRKSLSNALQKKLFSQYQFLNKSGEHKSLLDIFADTANPIPPAGSGECAAPKLLHYAFEHKLEPICMAEFWWGASPKSEIRKHKHYYPACQSKCHPILGHMLAGMELDDNPLLQNQASNKEIEILYQDEAMVIVNKPSGLLSVPGKHISDSAFTRLQALYPDAEGPFVIHRLDMATSGLLVFALTRRANKSLQKQFISRTVKKRYVAIIEGALASDEGDISLPLRGDINDRPRQLVCHKHGKPAHTRWQVIESKDNRTKLYLYPVTGRTHQLRVHCAHIEGLNMPIVGDDLYGTHADRLHLHAETLEILHPYSKQPMRVQVDAPFKLD; this is encoded by the coding sequence ATGCCTTCTTTTGAACCGTGTTTTACCCCTTTTAAAGCCTCAATCGATGCATATACAGTTCCGGCTCGCTTTACCTTTCCATTTTGCTATCAACCTGATCCATTGAGTGCTCTCGCTGCACAAGAACTGCAAGACTTTCTGGTCTCAAAACCAGATTGGCAACACGACTTTGGAAGCGAAAATGACAAAGCGGATGGCGGCAAAATGTTTGGCGTATTGGTCGTTAAAAATAACCAAGGCGAGCTTGGTTACCTTTCAGCGTTTTCTGGCAAAATTGGCGACAAAAACCTGATTGAAGGTTTCGTTCCACCTGTTTTTGACATGCTGAAAAGCGACGGTTTTTTCTTAAATGAAGGCATCGAGATCAACGAGCTCAATGCTGAGATAAAAGAGCTTGAAGCTAACCCAGAGTTCAATACATTGGCATTGCAACTAGATAGCATTGCTAAAGCAGCCGACCTTGCCATTGAGTCACATAGAAACATGATGATTGAAAGCCGCGCATTGCGAAAAGCTCAACGCGCAGAAGGCAAAGCATCACTTCAACCCGAACAACTTGAGCAACTCATATTGGATTTGGGCAAACAAAGCGTCTCTGAAAAGAATCAGCTGAAAACGCTAAAACAACAAAAAGAGCTAGAGATCTCGAAAGTTCAAGCAAAGCTCGATGAGCTATCTACACAATTGCATCAGCTAAAAGAAAAGCGCAAATCCCTTTCAAATGCATTGCAGAAAAAGCTATTCAGTCAATATCAATTCTTGAACAAGTCTGGCGAACACAAAAGCTTGCTAGATATTTTTGCAGATACAGCGAACCCAATACCACCCGCAGGCTCTGGTGAATGCGCTGCGCCAAAGTTGCTTCACTACGCATTTGAGCACAAGCTTGAACCTATTTGTATGGCCGAGTTTTGGTGGGGCGCCTCACCAAAATCAGAAATCCGCAAACACAAACACTACTACCCAGCGTGTCAAAGCAAGTGCCACCCTATCTTGGGCCACATGTTGGCTGGCATGGAACTAGACGACAATCCTCTATTGCAAAATCAAGCGTCAAACAAAGAGATTGAAATCCTCTATCAAGATGAAGCGATGGTAATCGTCAATAAGCCTTCCGGGCTACTCAGCGTACCTGGCAAGCATATTAGTGATTCGGCTTTTACAAGACTACAAGCCCTCTATCCTGATGCAGAAGGCCCGTTTGTCATACACAGGCTGGACATGGCCACTTCTGGTTTGCTGGTCTTCGCTCTTACTCGTCGAGCCAATAAAAGTTTACAAAAACAGTTTATTTCTCGCACGGTGAAAAAGCGCTATGTGGCGATAATCGAAGGAGCGCTTGCCTCGGATGAAGGCGATATTTCTCTACCTTTGCGTGGCGATATCAATGATAGGCCAAGGCAACTGGTCTGCCATAAACACGGAAAACCGGCCCACACTCGTTGGCAGGTAATTGAATCCAAAGACAACCGAACGAAACTATACCTCTACCCAGTGACCGGCAGAACTCACCAACTTCGAGTGCATTGCGCCCATATTGAAGGCCTAAATATGCCGATTGTTGGCGATGATCTCTATGGAACTCATGCAGATCGCCTTCACCTCCACGCTGAAACACTTGAGATACTTCATCCGTATTCAAAGCAACCTATGCGCGTTCAAGTGGACGCACCGTTTAAACTCGATTAA
- the sctQ gene encoding type III secretion system cytoplasmic ring protein SctQ, protein MDSNVNLQTQELDIPHYSQESLEIHRVIGNGLHAQVDEDHSITLCLAATVQRDESWLQVALKISDNDVQLLCKESLWLDFIRPILPIDCFESIPSDLMSALTSSTLASFTGWLKESGIEISMIENIRCAESINWQSSSLSLSICSPLNLGQQLRFYVQDISLATVQTLAKWMTPLDMPSELTKLPIACAVGVSRLTVEQLKSLHVGDCIVLQWSGSFATGELLLFQNKPVSIVKYVENKGFIVEQMMNEFDELLDLSDEDSFPGLSNQEQAVDLEKLVVPVVMEVGQIDVSISELATLCSGSILETELKASLQVKLKANGKVIGFGSLVQFDDKLAVEIEQIAS, encoded by the coding sequence GTGGACAGTAACGTTAATCTTCAAACCCAAGAGCTAGACATTCCACACTATTCACAAGAGTCGTTAGAGATACATCGCGTGATTGGTAATGGATTGCATGCACAAGTTGATGAAGACCATTCGATTACGTTGTGTTTGGCAGCGACAGTTCAACGTGACGAAAGTTGGCTACAAGTTGCTTTAAAAATCTCTGACAATGATGTTCAGCTGTTGTGTAAGGAGTCACTCTGGCTGGACTTCATTCGTCCGATTTTGCCTATCGACTGCTTTGAAAGTATTCCATCAGACTTAATGTCAGCCCTAACGTCATCAACTTTGGCGAGTTTTACTGGTTGGTTAAAAGAAAGCGGAATAGAAATCAGCATGATCGAAAACATTCGATGTGCTGAAAGTATCAACTGGCAATCGAGTTCGCTTTCTCTCAGCATCTGTTCTCCTCTTAATCTTGGTCAGCAGTTGCGGTTCTACGTGCAAGATATTTCGCTAGCAACGGTGCAAACCTTGGCAAAGTGGATGACACCTTTGGATATGCCTTCTGAGCTAACAAAGTTGCCAATTGCCTGCGCTGTTGGAGTGAGTCGACTTACCGTTGAACAGCTGAAGAGTCTGCATGTGGGAGATTGTATTGTGTTGCAGTGGAGTGGAAGCTTTGCCACTGGCGAGCTGCTGCTATTTCAAAATAAGCCAGTTTCAATCGTTAAATATGTAGAGAACAAGGGTTTTATCGTGGAGCAAATGATGAATGAATTTGATGAACTTCTCGACTTATCTGATGAAGATAGTTTTCCAGGGTTGAGCAATCAAGAACAAGCTGTTGACCTTGAAAAGCTGGTGGTTCCTGTTGTCATGGAAGTTGGGCAGATAGATGTGTCGATTAGTGAACTTGCCACTTTGTGTTCTGGAAGTATACTTGAAACCGAGCTGAAAGCTTCTCTTCAAGTAAAGCTGAAAGCAAATGGGAAAGTTATCGGCTTTGGCAGTTTAGTTCAATTTGACGACAAACTAGCGGTGGAAATCGAGCAAATTGCGAGCTAG
- a CDS encoding type III secretion system chaperone, producing the protein MKKNDIDLLMNGFGGELGIDNLQMDADNCCCLSFDNTVLNMEFDEEQNRLLLYSNVGDIPEHEQAEFYQMLLDANLFWKGTGGGTLSIDKKAESVILISACNTNHLSLESFKSSIASFLDAAETWTNAIGNFEAVPQKSNHSYLNLNR; encoded by the coding sequence ATGAAAAAAAATGACATCGATTTACTGATGAATGGATTTGGTGGAGAGCTCGGCATAGATAACCTCCAAATGGACGCAGATAATTGCTGTTGCCTAAGTTTTGACAATACTGTTCTGAATATGGAGTTTGATGAAGAGCAAAATCGCTTGCTACTTTACTCCAACGTCGGTGATATCCCAGAACATGAACAAGCTGAGTTTTATCAAATGCTATTGGATGCCAATTTGTTTTGGAAAGGAACTGGCGGAGGCACTTTGAGTATTGATAAAAAAGCAGAGTCAGTGATTTTGATCTCTGCCTGCAATACAAACCACCTTTCATTGGAAAGCTTCAAGTCGTCTATCGCATCTTTTTTGGATGCCGCTGAAACATGGACAAACGCTATCGGTAATTTTGAAGCTGTACCACAAAAATCTAATCACTCTTATCTCAACCTAAATCGTTAA
- a CDS encoding EscV/YscV/HrcV family type III secretion system export apparatus protein, with protein MKSLTKFLSVASGRQDVILIIMLMVAIFMMILPLPTALVDLLIAVNLTFSIILLMIAVYIREPLEFSVFPSVLLITTLFRLSLTISTSRLILLQHDAGEIVYTFGNFVVGGNMVVGMIIFAIITIVQFIVITKGSERVAEVGARFSLDGMPGKQMSIDGDMRAGTIDAAEAKRQRTLVQKESQLYGAMDGAMKFVKGDAIAGMIVILVNILGGITVGVMQHGMSASEAASTYSILSVGDGLIAQIPALLISITAGIIVTRVPGEEKQNLAKDLTNQIGHQPQALLIAVGVLMIFAIIPGFPFFVFLTLAALLLAAALFLMRKNKASASGVGAHSASNEESGAGSISPGAVPLMVRLSPELAKQGDLLAAVDDLRWKKFEQLGVPLPEVILQQDAHLPERTMQVLLYQETVLSIQLPENYTLVEGDAESFSNSAEQYLPFGSSKLCWVEVSQGESISTTGVTVYKGAEQVIALLSKVLDRFASEFIGVQECRFLMDGMENKYSELVKELQRQLPIGKIAEILQRLVAENISIRDLRSIFEALLEWSQKEKDVVLLTEYVRVALRRHIIGRYKKSAANIHCHLIGDGIENLIRESIRQTSAGGYSALSPQQNSLILEQIRKFTLASEEETVLLTAIDVRRYLRKIIEKDLYTLSVLSFQELGEEVELKVQGSIDLIGEELTDAVA; from the coding sequence ATGAAAAGCTTGACGAAATTTCTTTCTGTAGCGTCGGGAAGACAAGATGTCATTTTAATCATCATGCTCATGGTTGCCATTTTCATGATGATCTTGCCCCTACCAACAGCGCTTGTTGACTTGCTCATCGCGGTGAACCTGACATTCTCAATCATATTATTGATGATTGCTGTTTATATACGCGAGCCACTAGAGTTTTCGGTTTTTCCTTCGGTTTTGTTGATTACCACGCTGTTTAGGTTGTCGTTAACCATTTCTACCAGCCGTCTTATTTTGCTCCAACATGATGCCGGAGAGATTGTATATACCTTCGGTAACTTTGTCGTCGGAGGAAATATGGTGGTGGGAATGATCATTTTTGCCATCATCACGATTGTTCAGTTTATTGTCATTACCAAAGGCTCTGAACGTGTTGCTGAAGTGGGCGCGCGTTTCTCTCTTGATGGCATGCCGGGTAAACAGATGAGTATTGATGGTGATATGCGTGCAGGCACCATTGATGCTGCTGAAGCGAAGCGGCAAAGAACACTTGTGCAAAAGGAAAGTCAGCTTTATGGCGCAATGGACGGAGCCATGAAGTTTGTTAAAGGTGATGCGATTGCAGGCATGATCGTCATATTGGTTAACATCCTAGGCGGTATTACGGTTGGTGTTATGCAGCATGGCATGAGCGCTTCTGAGGCGGCGTCAACCTATTCAATTTTATCAGTCGGTGATGGACTCATTGCGCAAATTCCAGCACTGCTTATCTCCATCACCGCGGGTATTATCGTCACGCGAGTGCCGGGTGAAGAAAAACAAAACTTGGCGAAAGATTTAACCAATCAAATTGGCCATCAACCGCAAGCGCTATTGATTGCCGTCGGTGTCTTGATGATATTTGCCATCATTCCCGGGTTTCCATTTTTTGTATTTTTGACACTTGCGGCTTTGTTATTGGCAGCAGCCTTGTTTTTGATGCGTAAAAACAAGGCAAGCGCTTCTGGAGTCGGCGCCCATTCTGCATCTAACGAGGAGTCTGGAGCTGGTTCAATATCTCCTGGCGCGGTGCCGTTAATGGTTCGTTTATCTCCAGAGTTAGCGAAACAAGGCGATCTGTTAGCCGCAGTGGACGATCTTCGCTGGAAAAAGTTCGAGCAGTTAGGCGTACCGTTGCCTGAAGTGATTCTTCAGCAAGATGCACATTTGCCTGAGAGAACAATGCAGGTTCTGCTCTATCAAGAGACAGTATTAAGCATTCAGTTACCAGAAAATTACACACTGGTTGAAGGTGATGCGGAGTCGTTCTCAAATTCCGCAGAACAGTACTTACCTTTTGGTAGCTCGAAGTTGTGTTGGGTAGAAGTTTCCCAAGGCGAGTCCATCTCCACGACAGGCGTCACGGTATATAAAGGAGCAGAGCAGGTCATCGCCTTGCTGTCGAAAGTGCTTGATCGCTTTGCCAGTGAGTTTATTGGCGTGCAAGAGTGCCGCTTTCTCATGGATGGGATGGAAAATAAATACTCTGAACTGGTTAAGGAGCTTCAGCGGCAACTCCCGATAGGCAAAATTGCAGAAATCCTGCAAAGATTGGTGGCAGAAAATATCTCAATTCGCGATCTAAGGAGCATCTTTGAAGCACTGTTGGAGTGGTCTCAAAAGGAGAAAGATGTTGTTCTGCTCACCGAATATGTCAGGGTAGCTCTGAGACGGCATATCATTGGCCGCTACAAAAAAAGTGCCGCGAATATCCATTGTCATTTGATTGGAGATGGCATAGAAAACCTCATTCGAGAGTCTATTCGACAAACATCCGCTGGTGGGTATTCTGCGCTTTCTCCTCAACAAAATAGCCTCATCTTAGAACAAATCCGAAAATTTACCTTGGCTTCGGAAGAGGAAACAGTGCTGCTGACCGCAATTGATGTTCGCCGTTATCTAAGAAAAATCATTGAAAAAGACTTATACACGTTATCTGTTCTTTCATTTCAAGAGCTTGGTGAAGAAGTCGAGCTCAAAGTACAAGGCAGTATTGATCTTATTGGAGAGGAGCTAACAGATGCGGTTGCCTGA
- a CDS encoding substrate-binding periplasmic protein → MLHALKVGFWFGICLLFSSLSSAQTVKLATGEWAPFQSATLKNDGYVSQIIVEAFAEEGYDVELIYMPWKRAMEEAKQGRVDGTFLWGKSEERSKHFSYTAPVVTLTNVLFQRTDNPITWNKPEELKAYKIGGIDGFSYGIEKWEEQGFIKLERIFVAENNYKKLALGRLDFVIEDRDVGMAIIHRIGLQGKITENNQPVNNRSYYILMPTDSPRTKQLINTFNRGFSKVVEDGRYEAYREASIRGEYKLK, encoded by the coding sequence ATGTTACATGCACTCAAGGTTGGTTTTTGGTTTGGAATATGTTTGCTTTTTTCTAGCTTATCAAGCGCACAAACCGTCAAGCTTGCTACTGGTGAGTGGGCACCATTTCAGTCTGCAACGCTAAAAAACGACGGGTATGTCTCGCAAATTATTGTCGAGGCGTTTGCTGAAGAAGGCTACGATGTTGAGTTAATTTACATGCCTTGGAAAAGGGCGATGGAAGAAGCGAAACAAGGCAGGGTTGATGGCACATTTCTATGGGGGAAAAGTGAAGAGCGTTCTAAGCACTTTTCTTATACTGCCCCGGTGGTTACCTTAACCAACGTATTGTTCCAACGTACAGATAATCCGATTACATGGAATAAACCTGAAGAGCTCAAAGCATATAAAATTGGCGGTATCGACGGCTTTTCCTATGGAATAGAAAAGTGGGAAGAACAAGGTTTTATTAAGCTAGAGCGCATATTTGTTGCTGAAAATAACTACAAAAAGCTGGCACTCGGCCGACTAGATTTCGTGATAGAAGACCGTGATGTTGGTATGGCTATCATTCATCGAATTGGCTTACAGGGTAAGATCACTGAAAACAATCAACCAGTGAATAACCGCAGTTATTACATTCTCATGCCTACAGACTCGCCAAGAACAAAACAACTCATAAACACTTTCAATCGCGGGTTCTCAAAAGTGGTCGAAGACGGAAGATATGAAGCTTATCGAGAAGCGTCAATTCGTGGCGAGTACAAATTAAAGTAA
- a CDS encoding L,D-transpeptidase family protein → MLLVTVPQLNDYHATLRLYQRASVNGRWQLSSIDGQQSIPAVIGKNGLAWSASLKDKPTNMSYKKEGDGRTPVGAFALPEAFGISNSPHPFMPYIHVDSNTVCVDDSNSNSYNKVVNKSLPNLRQDWSSAEQMADAVPMYNAGLIVSYNPKNEAGKGSCIFVHQWRSPNAGTAGCTAMDSKDITYLVSHLKKVDKPVLVVLPTGEYSSFDSKWGLPALS, encoded by the coding sequence ATGCTGCTGGTTACCGTGCCCCAACTCAATGATTATCATGCGACTTTGCGTTTATACCAGCGCGCAAGTGTGAACGGTCGTTGGCAGCTATCTTCTATTGACGGACAGCAATCCATTCCGGCTGTTATTGGTAAAAATGGATTAGCTTGGTCAGCAAGCCTGAAGGATAAGCCCACGAATATGAGTTACAAGAAAGAAGGGGATGGTCGGACACCTGTTGGTGCCTTTGCGTTACCTGAGGCTTTTGGGATAAGCAATAGCCCACATCCGTTTATGCCTTATATTCATGTTGATTCAAATACTGTCTGTGTTGATGACTCTAACTCCAATTCATATAACAAAGTAGTGAATAAATCGCTACCGAATTTAAGGCAAGATTGGAGCAGTGCTGAACAAATGGCTGATGCTGTACCTATGTATAATGCTGGCTTAATTGTCAGTTACAACCCCAAAAATGAGGCTGGTAAAGGGTCTTGCATTTTTGTACATCAGTGGCGTTCACCAAATGCTGGAACAGCAGGCTGTACCGCGATGGATAGTAAAGATATAACTTATCTAGTTAGTCACTTGAAGAAAGTAGATAAGCCAGTTCTAGTGGTGTTGCCGACAGGGGAATACTCTTCTTTTGATAGCAAATGGGGACTGCCAGCCTTAAGCTGA
- the sctN gene encoding type III secretion system ATPase SctN: MRLPDSSRIQHHLNQHLPAQFVTDSCLRFAGRVTSVGQTLIGAHLPNVALGELCQVGDGLLSEVVALEGDTALLSPFSEPIGVGCGEPVWPQGKGHQIALGDHLVGSVVDGLGELLDVGDVPVEIQEYRSILADAPAPLERGLIEEILPLGIRSIDGLLTCGKGQRIGIFAAAGGGKSTLLSMMTTGCEADVVVLALVGERGREVREFLDQVLGEEARKKSVVVVSTSDRPALERQKAAFTATTIAEYFRDQGKNVLLMVDSLTRFARASREIGLAAGEPPAAGGYPPSMFAQLPRLLERAGPASVGSITGIYTVLVEGDNMNEPVADEVRSILDGHIVLSRRLAEENHYPAIDVLASVSRVMNQISDKGHLHNAGKLRRLLSSYRDIELLVRVGEYQRGQDPHADEALDRYQDIKQFLCQQTHELFNFDQIQNELAGSVGATC; this comes from the coding sequence ATGCGGTTGCCTGATTCTAGTCGTATTCAACATCATTTAAATCAGCACTTACCTGCGCAATTTGTGACGGACTCATGTCTTCGTTTTGCTGGTAGGGTAACGTCTGTCGGGCAAACACTTATTGGTGCTCACTTACCTAACGTGGCACTCGGTGAGCTTTGTCAGGTTGGCGATGGATTGCTCTCCGAAGTGGTGGCGTTGGAAGGTGACACAGCGTTGTTATCACCATTTTCTGAGCCTATTGGCGTCGGTTGTGGAGAGCCAGTGTGGCCGCAAGGAAAGGGTCATCAGATAGCTTTGGGTGATCACTTAGTGGGCTCTGTTGTTGATGGCCTAGGCGAGTTGTTGGATGTCGGTGACGTGCCTGTAGAGATTCAAGAGTATCGTTCGATATTAGCTGACGCTCCAGCGCCTTTAGAGCGAGGGCTGATAGAAGAAATTTTGCCACTGGGTATCCGTTCAATCGATGGATTGTTAACGTGCGGAAAAGGGCAACGAATAGGTATTTTTGCTGCCGCAGGGGGCGGAAAAAGTACTCTGCTAAGCATGATGACAACTGGGTGTGAAGCAGATGTCGTTGTACTGGCGTTAGTTGGCGAGCGGGGAAGGGAAGTTCGAGAGTTTCTGGACCAAGTGTTAGGTGAAGAAGCTCGTAAGAAATCGGTTGTTGTAGTCTCAACCTCAGACAGGCCAGCTCTCGAGCGGCAAAAGGCAGCTTTTACGGCCACAACCATTGCCGAGTATTTCCGTGACCAAGGAAAAAATGTGCTCTTAATGGTCGACTCTTTAACGCGCTTTGCACGAGCTTCACGAGAAATAGGGCTGGCAGCAGGTGAGCCGCCAGCAGCTGGTGGCTACCCACCAAGCATGTTTGCTCAGTTGCCAAGGTTGCTTGAAAGGGCTGGGCCAGCATCAGTAGGTAGTATCACCGGAATTTATACCGTTCTGGTTGAGGGAGACAATATGAACGAGCCTGTTGCCGATGAAGTTCGCTCTATCCTAGATGGTCATATTGTGCTTTCTCGCCGGCTGGCAGAAGAAAACCACTATCCGGCAATTGATGTGTTGGCAAGCGTGAGTCGTGTCATGAATCAAATCAGTGACAAAGGCCATTTACACAACGCAGGTAAGTTGCGCCGCTTGTTATCGAGTTACCGAGATATTGAGCTACTTGTTAGAGTAGGTGAATATCAACGCGGTCAAGATCCTCATGCCGACGAAGCGTTAGATCGCTATCAAGATATAAAACAATTCCTTTGCCAGCAGACTCACGAACTGTTCAATTTTGACCAGATTCAAAATGAACTTGCTGGCTCAGTGGGGGCAACATGTTAG
- a CDS encoding substrate-binding periplasmic protein → MKFAFFFFLFSYSTFALSQSSRLPLHVSINPWPPWIMKNQNEEWEGIAVDSMRLISICSNVPIKFINTINTKRTLHEWGKSVFSETAVAEVWRNSQSSSSVYTNSTFNTTDIILARKEMKEIESYKGLQGYTVGIINGYIYPGFNEAINNGDIKTSKSVSSALFPKLIRGRVDAIFANNEEALYYFSRYENNIEAIKDYKIIYRFEPVALKIRLHKDKSSLVPIFNNIIDQLKIQGYLQKIQNYYLTPDKGNAVKPNLEVCPLKNM, encoded by the coding sequence ATGAAATTTGCATTCTTTTTTTTTCTTTTTAGTTACTCGACTTTCGCACTAAGTCAATCTTCAAGATTACCTTTGCATGTTTCAATAAATCCTTGGCCTCCTTGGATAATGAAGAACCAAAATGAGGAATGGGAAGGAATCGCCGTAGATTCAATGCGCTTAATATCTATCTGTTCTAACGTCCCAATAAAGTTTATTAATACAATCAATACTAAGCGTACTCTACATGAGTGGGGAAAGTCAGTATTCTCGGAGACTGCAGTCGCTGAGGTTTGGCGAAACTCTCAATCTAGCTCTTCTGTTTATACCAACTCTACCTTTAACACCACAGATATAATCCTAGCAAGAAAAGAAATGAAGGAAATAGAAAGTTATAAGGGCTTGCAAGGGTATACAGTCGGAATAATAAACGGTTATATATATCCTGGCTTCAATGAAGCAATTAATAATGGCGATATAAAAACTAGTAAATCTGTATCCAGTGCGCTTTTTCCGAAGCTTATTAGGGGAAGAGTGGATGCAATATTTGCAAATAACGAAGAAGCGTTGTATTACTTTTCACGTTATGAAAATAATATTGAAGCTATTAAAGATTATAAAATTATATACCGTTTTGAACCGGTAGCATTAAAAATTAGGCTACACAAAGACAAAAGCTCACTAGTGCCGATATTCAACAACATTATAGATCAGCTTAAAATCCAAGGTTATCTACAGAAAATTCAAAACTATTACTTAACACCCGATAAAGGAAATGCAGTGAAGCCAAACCTTGAAGTATGTCCTTTAAAGAATATGTAG